A stretch of Aythya fuligula isolate bAytFul2 chromosome 1, bAytFul2.pri, whole genome shotgun sequence DNA encodes these proteins:
- the CCDC134 gene encoding coiled-coil domain-containing protein 134, which yields MGLLVFCPFLLVLVLPGGSRADLEKQRVDSGLEIYKKLFEVKRKDQMNALKNLIELNDVNQQYKIIDIMLKGLFKVLEDSRAVLIAADVPPDGPFPQDEKLKDAYSHVVENTAFFGDVVLRFPKIVHHYFDRNSNWNNLIRWGIGFCNLTGVFERGPHSQLLGLMAQELGISEKSPDYRNPFKADHSEFFPSADTFQKALREEEKRRKKEEKRKEIRKGPRISRSQSEL from the exons ATGGGTCTCCTCGTGTTCTGCCCCtttctgctggtgctggtgctgcccggGGGCAGCCGGGCAGACCTGGAGAAGCAGAGGGTGGACTCCGGCTTGGAAATCT ACAAGAAGCTGTTCGAGGTGAAGCGCAAGGACCAGATGAATGCCCTGAAGAACCTGATCGAGCTCAACGACGTGAACCAGCAGTACAAAATCATCGACATCATGCTCAAGGGACTCTTCAAA GTGCTGGAGGACTCGCGGGCAGTGCTCATAGCTGCGGACGTGCCCCCGGATGGGCCTTTCCCTCAGGACGAGAAGCTGAAGGATG CCTACTCCCACGTGGTGGAGAACACGGCCTTCTTCGGGGACGTCGTCCTGCGCTTCCCCAAGATCGTGCACCACTACTTCGACCGCAACTCCAACTGGAACAACCTCATCCGCTGGGGCATCGGCTTCTGCAACCTGACGGGCGTCTTTGAGCGAGGGCCCcactcccagctcctggggctg ATGGCTCAGGAGCTGGGCATCAGCGAGAAGTCCCCCGATTACCGCAATCCCTTCAAAGCCGACCACTCTGAG TTCTTCCCCAGCGCCGACACCTTCCAGAAGGCGCTGCGCGAGGAGGAGAAGCGGcggaagaaggaggagaagcgCAAGGAGATCCGCAAGGGCCCGCGCATCTCGCGCTCGCAGTCGGAGCTGTAA